The sequence below is a genomic window from Chloroflexota bacterium.
CGGGCGCCGTTGACCTCCCAGGTCACGTACTGCCAGGAGTCCTGATCCACGTAATGCTTCTCGCGGGCGTACCAGGCCGCCTCCTTGGAGGCCACGTACACCTCGCCAGGGCGCAGGAGCCTGTCCAGCGCCTCGGCGGCCTCGTGCTGCCCGATGCGGCCATAGAAGTATGTCGACGAGCCTTTGCGGTCCCGTTGCACCACGTCGAGCGCCATCGACCAGACCAGCGTCAGCACCAGGAACGCCACCGGCAGCGCCCCGAGCAGGTTGCGCCGCCCGGCCACGGCCAACAGCAGTGCAACGCCGAGGCCGATGGCCAGCGGGATCAGGATCAGCTCGACGTTGAGCGTAACCTCCCACACGATGGCCCACAGGTCTTCGGTGCGCGGGTACATCCACGCCCACAGGACGCCCCCGCCGAGCATCACCACGGTGTACTGGAGCAGCGTCGGGCGGCCGGCCAGCCGTGCCACCAGCGCGCCGCTGGCAGCAGCCCACAGCGGCAGCATCGCCGCGTGGTACTTCGGGAAGTTGCCGGCCAGCTTGAAGATGTACGCCAGGTAGATCGCCGCGCCCAGCACCACCAGCACGTCAGCGGCGTCCAGCCCCTTGCCGCGCAACAGGCTCCAGAGGCGCGGCAGGCCGGCCGAGACAAACAGCAGGCAGAAGAACGGGCCGATCCACAGCAGGGCCGGCGCGACGCCATACACAAACGCCTGCAAGCTCACCAGCCGATCCCGCGAGCTGAGGCTGCTCTCCAACGCCTCGTTGTGGACGACCTCCAGCGTGTACTCGATGGGGAACCCGGCCAGCGCGCTGATGCCAAGCCACGTCACCGTGAAGATGGCCCATCCGAGCGCAGCCACCGCCAGCGCCTGGAGTGCGCCACGCCAGCCGACCGGCTGGAAGAGCCGGGTAAACGCCAGCGCCACGGCCAGCGCCAGGGGCGTCGTGAGCTTGGCCCAGAGGCCGAGCGCGTACAGCAGCGCCAACCCGACGATGATGGACACGCTCCATGAACCGGGCAGCCGGACGGCCAGCCATACCACGCTCACCAGCAGCACCATCAACACCGTGTTGTCGATGTCCAGCACCTGGGCCGCCTGAATCGCCAGCGGATTGAGGGCGTAGACGGCCACCGCCAGCACCCCGGCCACCAGGGCCCGGTCGGCGCTGCCGCCTCGCAGCAGCACCGTCCGGCGGGCCAGGTCAAACGCGAACCCGGCCGCGATCAGCATGCAGAGGACGCTCAGGCCGCGCGCCGCCCGCTCGCCGTCTCCGAACAGCTTGACGGTCAGCCCGAGCGCGTACAGGTACAGTGGGGGATGCCAGAGCGCCCACTGCTCGCGCTCGTGGTAGAGATGCAGCAGGTAGCCCTGATTCCCGAACGGCCGGCCCGTGTCGGCGACGGCCCGCGCGCCCAGGATGAAGTTCACGTCGTCGTAGACGTAGGCCTTGTCGATCTGCCCATCGATGAGCCAGAGCGCCGCGCCAAGAATGGCCAGCACGGCGACGAGTGCGAAGATCCGCACGCGCGGCGAGGCGGCGGCGCCCGCGCCGGCCCGACCAGCGGCACGGGCCGGGTGCCGCGAATCTGACGGAGCGCGCTCGGCGGCGGCGCTCATGGCTGGGGCGTCCACACGGCGGGGCATCCTCACACGACGACGGGGGACAGGATGGCCCGAACGGTACCGGGCCGCGCGGGCGGTGCGCCAGTGGGCGGCCCTGCAGGCCGCACCCCGGCGCGGCTACACCGTGGACGGCGGATCTTGCCGGGTCATCCCCCGCCACAGCAGCACGGCCAGTCGGCGCGTCAGCAGCAGCACGACGCTCGTGGTGGCGGCGGTCAGGCCCGTCCAGACCAGCACCTTGACCGGCCCGCCCGAATCCGCCTCAGCCTGACGGGCCATCACCTGGGCCGCCGCCGCTTCGGCCTCCCGCTTCGGCTTCGAGGGCGCCGGGCAGAGGCCAGAGTTGAGCGCATTCACCAGCGCCCCCAGGCAGAGGATCATCCCCAGGAAGTAGAACCAGGTCATCAGCAGCAGGAACACCCCGAGCGCCTTGTACGCGGCGAAGCCCCCACCCAGGAAGCGCAGGTAGATCGGGAATATCTGCGTCAGCGCCACGAACAGGAGGCCGGCCAGCACCGCCCCGCGCCAGACATTCCACAGGCGCATGCGGGCGTTCGGCACCACCCGGTAGAGCACCAGGAACATCAACACGGCGGACCCCAGCGAGATCAGCCAGCCGAGCAGGAAGGCGAACGCCGGGATGCGGAACGGCAGCACGTTCTCCGACAGGCCGATCACCACGCCCGTCAGGCTTGTGCTGGCAACGGACACGGATACCAGCACGGTGTAGACCGCCATCATGATGAACGCCACCAGCTTCTGCGCCACGAACGTGCGGTCCTCGACGCCGTAGAACCGGTTGAAGACCGCGCCCATCACGCCGAACAGGTTCGAGCCGCTCCAGAGCAGGCCCAGGACGCTGATCACGCCGATGACCCCGCCAAACTCACGGGTCTCGGTGATGAAGCCGACGAGGTCGCTGGCCTGCTCGGGGAACTGCTGCGAGATCGTGGAGGCCAGCGCCGCCAGCCGGTCCGGGTTCCGCAGCACCAGCCCCACGATCGCCAGGAGCCCGACAACCAGCGGCAGCAGTGAGAACAGCAACTGCCAGGCGATGAGCACCGCGCCCTCGCCAGCCCGCAGCTCGCCCCAGGCAGCGGCAAACCGACCGACGGGCGTCCGGTAGAAGCGATCGAGCAGCATGTTCATCGGCGAAGCCCCTACGGAGCAGCGATCTCGCCGCCGCAATCTGAGCGCGTATGCGTGTGGCGACAGGATAGCGCGCCGTGGCCTTCAAGAGCAGAGCGCCGGCGATGTCCGAACGCCGCTGTCCTGACTGTGCCGTCCCGCCGCCTCGCCGTCGATGCTGCTCGCCTGCTACGCTGCCGCGAACTTGTGCGCCCCCGGAGGCATGCGATGACCCAGGTCGAAGCGAAGCTCAAGGCCCTCGGCCTCTCTCTTCCGACTCCCCCGGCACCGGTCGCGAACTACGTCCGCTGTGTGACGGTTGGCACCCTCGTGTTTCTCTCGGGCCACGGCCCCACGCTCGACGGCGCGCCAGCCTTTCAGGGGAAGGTCGGGAAGGAGCGCACCGTCGAAGAGGGCTACCAGTCGGCGCAGTTGACCATGCTCAACTGCCTGGCCTCCCTCAAGCAGGAGATCGGCGACCTTGACCGGGTCACGCGGATCGTCAAGCTGCTCGGCATGGTCAACTGCACGGAGGAGTTCGGCCAGCATCCGGAGGTGATCAACGGCGGCTCGGACCTGCTGGTGCAGCTGTACGGCGACCGTGGCCGGCACGCGCGCTCGGCGGTCGGGATGCAGAGCCTGCCGCGCGGGATCACCACCGAGATCGAGATGATCGTGGAGATCGACGGCGGGCTGGACTGACCCGTTGCCCTGCCGTGTCATTGCGCGCGGCGCACCCGGCGCGACGTCCCGCACGCTGCCGACGCTACACCCACTCTTCCCAGCGGTCGAAGACTCCGCCGAGCGCGGCCAGAAAGACGCTGTCATGATCCCACCGCGTGATGAAGGTGCGCGGCGTCGTCTCGTTCGGCCGGGTCTCCTCAGCCTGCGCGTAGACCGTGGTGTAGCCTGCCGCCCGCGCCGCGCGGCCGGCCTCGGCCGTCCAGTTGGCGGACTGGCCCAGCGGGATCGCAAACGTGGCCGGCGTCAGCCCGATCCGGGACGCGATGGTCCGGCGCGACTCGCCCAGCTCCTGCGCGACGGCGGCCGGCTCCAGCGCGCCGAAGTTCGGATGCGTCACCGAATGGCTGCCGATCTCGACGCCGTCCCGCGCGAGGCTGGCGATCTCGTCCCAGTCAAGCATCACGTCGTCGCCAAAGGCGTGGCGGCCGTCCGCCCAGTCCGACACCGCGAACAGCGCCCACGGGATGTCGTACTCCGCCAGGATCGGCGCGGCCACGGTGCGGACGGACTTCAGCCCGTCGTCAAAGGTGATGGCGAGGTCGCGCGGGCCGCCGCCGGAGGCCGCGATCTCCGATGGCTGCACGAACCGATAGCCGGCCCGCATCGCCGTCTCGATCTGGCGGCGGAACTGGTCCGGATGCACGTCGTTGACGCCCCACATCGGCTGCCCCACCGAGTGGTAGCAGAGAATGCGCCCGCCAGCGCGTGGCTGTCGTCGCCCCACTCTGGCCAGCACATTGCGCTCGCAGCACATCCTGGCTGCAGCGACCGTCGAGCGGCGCAGGCCAGTCCATCTGACCAGCTTTCTGAGCACCTGTTTCACGGTGTTGCCATTCCCCTGTCCGTTCAGCCATGCGGCCCCCGGGCTGCTCCCCATGGCCGCCATCTCTCCGCATATCCGCGGGACGCGACTGCCCCGCACCGCGCCAGCGCGCGCTAGAGCGCCTCGAGCAACGCGGCTGCCGCCTCGTCCTGCTCGGCCTCGGTCATGCCGACGTACAGCGGCAGCAACAATGTCTCGGCGGTCGCGGCCTCCGTCACCGGCAGGGAGAGCGTCGGGTACAGCTCGCGGTAGAATGGCTCCAGGTGGCTCGCCATCACGCCGCGCCGGCTGGCGATGCCTCGGTCCGCCAGCGCGGCCATGATCCGCGTGCGAGACGCGCCGCCCTGCAGCCGCACGCAGTACGACTGGTAGGTGTGCGGCCGGCTGGCCGGCACGAACGGCGTCTGGATGCGTGGCTCAGGCGCGAACAGCTCGTCGTAACGGCGCGCAAGGCGACGGCGCTCGTCCAGAATGCCGTCGAGCTTCCGCAGCTGCACGCGCCCCACGGCTGCCTGGATGTCCGTCATGCGGTAGTTCCAGCCGACTTCGTTGTAGACCTCGATGTCGGTGGTGCCCGAGGCGTGCCGCGCGAACGCGGAGGTCGAGACGCCATGCGAGCGGATCGCCCGGAGCCGCTCAGCCGCCACGTCGTCGTTCGTGGCGATCAGGCCGCCCTCGCCGGTCGTGATGCTCTTGCGCGGGTGGAAGCTGAAGCAGGTGAAGTCGGCAAACGTGCCGACCTTCTGCCCGTTGACCGTCGCGCCGAGCGTCGGGGCGGCGTCCTCGACGACGGCCAGCGAGCGGCGCTTTGCCAGGGCCATGATCGCCGGCATATCCGCTGCCAGCCCGATCTGATCGACCGGCATCAGCGCCCGGGTCTTGGCTGTGATGGCCGCTTCCAGCAGCTCTGGCGTGGTGTTGTAGGTCTGTCGGTCGATATCCACGAAGACCGGCGTCGCGCCAGCGTGCAGGATGGCGTTGGCCGTCGCGATGAAGGAGAACGACGGGCAGATCACTTCGTCGCCGGGGCCGACGCCGGCCGCGACCAGCGCCAGGTGCAGCGCGGTGGTGCAGTTCGAGGTCAGCACGGCGTTCCTGACGCCGATGTAGGCGGCCAGCTCTCGCTCGAACTCCTGGACCTGCCGGCCCTGCGAAAGCCACCCCGAGCGAACGGCCTCGGCGGCGGCGTTCCCCTCTTCCTCGCCGACACACGGGCGGGTGATCGGGATGCGCACCGGGTGTGCAGCACTGACCGTCATGGTGAGCCTTCCCCTCAGGATGCCGACGGACCGCTGCCGGCCGGCGGCGTCGAAACGGATGTGGATGCGGTTGACGCCATCAGATCGCGGTGCCAGCGGACCAGCCGTTGCAGCCCCTCCGCGAGGGAGGTGCGGGCCTCCCAGCCCACCCGCTCGCGGGCCAGTCTGGTGCAGGCTTGCCGCCGTCGCACGTTGTTCACCGCCCGTGCGGGCGCGAACGTCGGCTCGATGTCCGGGTGGCCTGCCGCGATGCACAACTGCTTGCACAGCTCCAACAGGCTCGTCTCGACGCCCGTGCCGCAGTTGAAGACCTCGTCGCTCACGTCGGAGGCCATCGCCTTGAGGTACGCCTCGGCCACGTCCTCCACGTAGATGAAGTCCATCGTCTGGAGGCCGTCCCCGAAGATCACCGGCGGCTCGCCCCGGCCCAGCCGCTCCAGCCAGCGGATCATCACCTCGGTGTACGCGCCGAACACGTCCATGCGCGGCCCGTAGACGTTGAACGGCCGGAACATGACATACTGGAGGCCGTACATCTCGTTGTAGGCCCGCAGGATCTGCTCGTTGGCGATCTTCGCCGCGCCGTACAGGGTGCGGTTGTTGAACGGGTGCTGCTCGTCCATCGGCAGGTAGGACGGGTCGCCGTAGACCGAAGCCGTCGACGCCGCCGCGATCTTCTTGATGCCGTGCTTGCGGGCCGCTTCCAGAATGTTCTGGGTGCCGTTGACCATCACCTGGACCGCGCGAACGGGCTCCTCGGCGGACTGGGTGATGCGCAGCGCCGCCTGGTGAAAGACGAGGTCTCGCCCCGCGGTGAGGCGGTCAACCAGCGCGGTGTCACGGATGTCGCCCTCAACAACCTCGACCCGGCCCGTCCCGACGGCGTCCGCCACGTTCTCATGGCGGCCGCGTACGAAGTCGTCCACAATCGCGATGTGCTCAGCGCCGGACTCCAGCAGCTGATCCACGATGTACGAGCCGATGAAACCGGCTCCACCGGTGACGAGCACGCGTGCGCCACTCAGCTCGATACTCATCGATTACCCCTGCCTGTGCGCTCGTCCAAGAGAAGTATCGCGCCGTCGTGCTCCGCCGATGGGCACGTGGCTGCAACCAATCTGCGTGAGGATAGGACGCCTGATCTGGATGTCACGACCGTCACCTGCACAGCATATCGAATGAACGCAGCGATCCAAGATGATGTGACGTTGTGATCCCGTTTCAGGCATTTTGCACGGCGGCCTCCGCATGCCGGCGTGGACGCGAGACACTGCAGTGCATCATCCTGAACGTGCAAATGTCCAGACCGGCGGCAGAGAGTACGACGCTCAGGCCGTGTGACCTGGGCACCGGCGGCCACGCTCATGAAGCCGGGCGGCAGAGCCCACGGAGCCACGCTCGACTCGCGGAATTACGGTGCGCCGTCTAGCGAACAGCGGACGTGAGCGCGCTAGAGAAGCCCGTCGCGGAATTCGTCCACGACGCTCCGTTGTCTGTTGAGGAGAAGATCGTCGTTCCTGAGGCGGCCCACCAATTCGTAGGTTGCGCCGATTCGTAGCGCATACCAAGCGTTGGGCTAAACCCCCCGGTCACCAGGGTATAGGTCGATCCTCCGTCCTCAGATATGTAGTGACCAGTTGTGCTCCATGGTGGGGGGATGTAGAACAGGGCATGATTCTTTGTGTTGCTCGCGAAATTGCCTGCTCCGAGTCCAAATGGACCAGCCTGAGCGCCAGTAGCGGATGTCTGACTGGTCCAGTCGAATCGATACAGGTTTCCCGAGCTGTAGCCCATATACACCCGCGTGGGATCGGGACTAGCCACCAGGCTGTGCCCAGCGCTGGACCACCCACCGTATCCGCCCCACCAACTAGCTCCCTCGTCATCCGTGTAGTGGAGCATCTGATCGCAGTTGGATCCATTCGAGTTAGGAGTGGCGTGGGCACGTCGGAACCAGACCCGGTTGCTGCCTGGAGCCGTCGGCAAGACGAACGCATGCAGACCCGTCGTGATTCCTCGGTGCAGGCAATGATTCGGGACCGTATACGTTCCGAGCGCCGTTTGGGTCCAAGTTCCGCCTCCCTGAGACTTCCAGAGGGCACCCGCAGCGGCTGCATACCGAGTGTCCGCATCGGGCCGAATTTTCACGTCGTTTGTGGCCAATGGTGAGTCCGCAATCTGAGTCCAGGTCACGCCGCTGTCGGTCGAGCGATACTCTTTCCTGGTTCCGGGCGAACCATTCGTCCTACCAATGATGTACATCAGATGTGGCATATGCGACGGCGCGAGCACGACATCAATCTTGGTGAGGTCGTTGCCAGCATTTGCATGGATCCAGTTCGACGCTCCGCCAGCCCCACCACGAGCCATCAGTCCACTACCACTTGTACCGATGAACACCACGCGACTCAAGCTTAAGGGGGGCAAGCCCAGTAGCCTAAATCGGCCGTTTCCGACACGATACTCCTCAGCAGTTACAACAGGCACAGCATTGGTCTTCACCACTGCAGCGATTTGAGCTCCTGTTAGTCCAGGTTGAGACTGCAGAAGGAGAACTGCACCTGCAGCCACGATCGGCGCGGATGCGGAGGTACCTATAAACGGCCCGCCAACTACGTCAAGGCCAGTCAACGTTACAATGTCTGGCTTGCTGCGACCGTCAGTAGTCGGTCCAGCGCTACTATATGCCGCAAGTTGATCAGACCCGCCCTTCAGAAGACCGCCGACCACGACGACGCCAGATCCTTTAGCGTCAGCAGGGTGCAGGAAGCTACCGGCGGCTGTCCCAAATCCGGAGGCGAAAGAATTCACTGAGACGCCCATCGCCACGAGATCAAGCGTCACGTTGTCAGGTCCGCTGATCCATTTCACACTTATCGTCGTGTTCGGACTCGCATTGTTCACGAGTTCAATAGGGCGCAGGAGCGACGGACCACCAACGCAGAACTGGCTATTCTCCGACTTTCGCGAAAACAGGCCCGTGCCAACATGTAGATCCAGGTTCGTGCAAGGATCCCCCCATTCCGCTACACCGTCGGTTCCTGTCGTGCGCCATCTCAGTGCTATGCTCCCGTTAGGAGAAGCCCACTGCGATGTGCTCAACGTCAAGCTGTTGCCCTGCGGCTGACCAAGCGCATCGGTAAAGTTCAGCCAGCCATCTAGATCTGTATCTGCCCA
It includes:
- a CDS encoding glycosyltransferase family 39 protein gives rise to the protein MDAPAMSAAAERAPSDSRHPARAAGRAGAGAAASPRVRIFALVAVLAILGAALWLIDGQIDKAYVYDDVNFILGARAVADTGRPFGNQGYLLHLYHEREQWALWHPPLYLYALGLTVKLFGDGERAARGLSVLCMLIAAGFAFDLARRTVLLRGGSADRALVAGVLAVAVYALNPLAIQAAQVLDIDNTVLMVLLVSVVWLAVRLPGSWSVSIIVGLALLYALGLWAKLTTPLALAVALAFTRLFQPVGWRGALQALAVAALGWAIFTVTWLGISALAGFPIEYTLEVVHNEALESSLSSRDRLVSLQAFVYGVAPALLWIGPFFCLLFVSAGLPRLWSLLRGKGLDAADVLVVLGAAIYLAYIFKLAGNFPKYHAAMLPLWAAASGALVARLAGRPTLLQYTVVMLGGGVLWAWMYPRTEDLWAIVWEVTLNVELILIPLAIGLGVALLLAVAGRRNLLGALPVAFLVLTLVWSMALDVVQRDRKGSSTYFYGRIGQHEAAEALDRLLRPGEVYVASKEAAWYAREKHYVDQDSWQYVTWEVNGARWDYTYEGYPIRVLALEVGEQSLRWAYDGLLLRNGYQYAGEYGNFLIYVRQ
- a CDS encoding YihY/virulence factor BrkB family protein; this encodes MNMLLDRFYRTPVGRFAAAWGELRAGEGAVLIAWQLLFSLLPLVVGLLAIVGLVLRNPDRLAALASTISQQFPEQASDLVGFITETREFGGVIGVISVLGLLWSGSNLFGVMGAVFNRFYGVEDRTFVAQKLVAFIMMAVYTVLVSVSVASTSLTGVVIGLSENVLPFRIPAFAFLLGWLISLGSAVLMFLVLYRVVPNARMRLWNVWRGAVLAGLLFVALTQIFPIYLRFLGGGFAAYKALGVFLLLMTWFYFLGMILCLGALVNALNSGLCPAPSKPKREAEAAAAQVMARQAEADSGGPVKVLVWTGLTAATTSVVLLLTRRLAVLLWRGMTRQDPPSTV
- a CDS encoding RidA family protein; this encodes MTQVEAKLKALGLSLPTPPAPVANYVRCVTVGTLVFLSGHGPTLDGAPAFQGKVGKERTVEEGYQSAQLTMLNCLASLKQEIGDLDRVTRIVKLLGMVNCTEEFGQHPEVINGGSDLLVQLYGDRGRHARSAVGMQSLPRGITTEIEMIVEIDGGLD
- a CDS encoding polysaccharide deacetylase family protein — protein: MGSSPGAAWLNGQGNGNTVKQVLRKLVRWTGLRRSTVAAARMCCERNVLARVGRRQPRAGGRILCYHSVGQPMWGVNDVHPDQFRRQIETAMRAGYRFVQPSEIAASGGGPRDLAITFDDGLKSVRTVAAPILAEYDIPWALFAVSDWADGRHAFGDDVMLDWDEIASLARDGVEIGSHSVTHPNFGALEPAAVAQELGESRRTIASRIGLTPATFAIPLGQSANWTAEAGRAARAAGYTTVYAQAEETRPNETTPRTFITRWDHDSVFLAALGGVFDRWEEWV
- a CDS encoding DegT/DnrJ/EryC1/StrS family aminotransferase: MTVSAAHPVRIPITRPCVGEEEGNAAAEAVRSGWLSQGRQVQEFERELAAYIGVRNAVLTSNCTTALHLALVAAGVGPGDEVICPSFSFIATANAILHAGATPVFVDIDRQTYNTTPELLEAAITAKTRALMPVDQIGLAADMPAIMALAKRRSLAVVEDAAPTLGATVNGQKVGTFADFTCFSFHPRKSITTGEGGLIATNDDVAAERLRAIRSHGVSTSAFARHASGTTDIEVYNEVGWNYRMTDIQAAVGRVQLRKLDGILDERRRLARRYDELFAPEPRIQTPFVPASRPHTYQSYCVRLQGGASRTRIMAALADRGIASRRGVMASHLEPFYRELYPTLSLPVTEAATAETLLLPLYVGMTEAEQDEAAAALLEAL
- a CDS encoding NAD-dependent epimerase/dehydratase family protein; this encodes MSIELSGARVLVTGGAGFIGSYIVDQLLESGAEHIAIVDDFVRGRHENVADAVGTGRVEVVEGDIRDTALVDRLTAGRDLVFHQAALRITQSAEEPVRAVQVMVNGTQNILEAARKHGIKKIAAASTASVYGDPSYLPMDEQHPFNNRTLYGAAKIANEQILRAYNEMYGLQYVMFRPFNVYGPRMDVFGAYTEVMIRWLERLGRGEPPVIFGDGLQTMDFIYVEDVAEAYLKAMASDVSDEVFNCGTGVETSLLELCKQLCIAAGHPDIEPTFAPARAVNNVRRRQACTRLARERVGWEARTSLAEGLQRLVRWHRDLMASTASTSVSTPPAGSGPSAS
- a CDS encoding S8 family serine peptidase, producing the protein MHRTWIPTLNRVLCLAMLLALTAQAAPAVAQSSPQTLRQASPVASPSPQTARPAPSPASAGTPPANGEPIKPGTPSAAVPQRNVHPKMENNLVQITRAEKGEISAEQGRQYSLHFNEPVLVNIQANPTQGDQVDRLLKGLSIPALGRTRDVIGAEVPIRLLESLSQSSAVRYIERAYRGEPSNIDNDVITDILSKAWSDNGYKGTGVKIGILDGGFEDYSNAARGLTPIDGNHSCHQMSNTTMTDHGSMVAEVIKGIAPDVEIFVAAADITPQLVPAIDCFHTKGVKIINMSMGFPYASLEGPGNGDGVSGGSVFAFDYASSLGILVTHSIGNSGTRFWTGSWADTDLDGWLNFTDALGQPQGNSLTLSTSQWASPNGSIALRWRTTGTDGVAEWGDPCTNLDLHVGTGLFSRKSENSQFCVGGPSLLRPIELVNNASPNTTISVKWISGPDNVTLDLVAMGVSVNSFASGFGTAAGSFLHPADAKGSGVVVVGGLLKGGSDQLAAYSSAGPTTDGRSKPDIVTLTGLDVVGGPFIGTSASAPIVAAGAVLLLQSQPGLTGAQIAAVVKTNAVPVVTAEEYRVGNGRFRLLGLPPLSLSRVVFIGTSGSGLMARGGAGGASNWIHANAGNDLTKIDVVLAPSHMPHLMYIIGRTNGSPGTRKEYRSTDSGVTWTQIADSPLATNDVKIRPDADTRYAAAAGALWKSQGGGTWTQTALGTYTVPNHCLHRGITTGLHAFVLPTAPGSNRVWFRRAHATPNSNGSNCDQMLHYTDDEGASWWGGYGGWSSAGHSLVASPDPTRVYMGYSSGNLYRFDWTSQTSATGAQAGPFGLGAGNFASNTKNHALFYIPPPWSTTGHYISEDGGSTYTLVTGGFSPTLGMRYESAQPTNWWAASGTTIFSSTDNGASWTNSATGFSSALTSAVR